The following is a genomic window from Pseudothermotoga thermarum DSM 5069.
CGAGTATGGGTACTGGTGACTACGATATCATGACAGCCGACGAAGTTACGTTGCGCGATTATGGACTAGACAAACTTCGGTTTGGAGATATAGTCTACATCCAAGACCATGACAACAGCTTTGGAAGATGTTACAGAAAAGGCGCAGCCACAATAGGGGTAGTCATTCACAGCGATTGTAAGTACGCTGGACATGGCCCTGGGGTTACAACCTTCATGACTTGTGCAAAACCAATTTTAAAACCTATAATTTGCCCAGATGCCAACATAGGAAAGATTTTGAAGATAGGAAGGTTTGAAGAAAAATAACCCCACCTCTTGGTGGGGTTTTAAAATCGATAGCTGAAAACGATTTTTATCGGCACCGGCATAGATTTAACAACAAGATCTTGATCTTTGATGTAAAGATCGTAAAACCTTATCCCTATTCCAGCGCCTATCGAGAATTGTTCTGTCAAAGCTTTAAAAAATTCCACGTCTGTAAAATAAACTTTTCCTTCGAAAGACCCTTCACCTTCTAAGTCAACGGCAGAAAGGTTTGTAGCTGGTCCAAGCAGAACAAAGTTTAAACCTGCCGAAATTCTGACAATGGATTCAACTTGAGGAAAAGGAAAAACAAAGCTTGTGGATATTCCTGCACCCAAAATGGTGGAATAGAGGGTGTCGTTTTGAGTTTTCAAAGCCAAGTTGTCAAAACTCAGCACAACCCCAATCCTCAAACCTATCTCAAGTCCGTATTCAAAAATCATCGAAGCACCATAACTTGTTCCAAGGTTTACTTCCACCTCTTTTATTTGATCTTCTTGTAACACAGAAATGCTGTTGTAGCCTGATGCACCAAAGAACACATTTGGAACAAAGTAACCATACGCAGATGCAAAAACAAAACTTGCCAAACTCAGAAACATTATGAACAGCAATCTTTTCATCTAGTTTTCCCCCTTTCCAAATTAAAAAGGCAGTTCAAAATATCACACGCAAGCGATACGTTGTTTTTCAAAAGCGCTATGTTCGATTCAACGGTTTTTCCCGAAGAATACTCAGCTAATTTTGCAAGCAAAAACGGTGTGACATCTTTTCCTGTGATTTTTGCTTTTTGCAAATCTTCTAACGCTTTCTTTTCCCACTCTTGTAAATCCCTTTCGTCTATCGCGTACTCTTCTGGTATAGGGTTGAAAACCAAAAGCGAACCTGGCAAATCAAGCCTTTCTTTGGCTTTAAAAATCCTGACAATTTCTTCAACTGTTTCAACTCTTTTGATTTCAACATCCACACATCTCAAATAAAAAGCAGGAAGTTTATCTGTCCTAAAACCAACCACGGTAACTTCAAGACTTTCAAGCATTTCCATGGTGGCTTTTAAGTCCAGTATCGACTTTGGACCGGCGCTCACCACGATCATTCTTGTCCTTGAAAGCTCCAAAAGATCCTGAGAAACATCCCAATTTTGTGTGCTGTGAACACCACCTATGCCACCTGTTGCAAAAATTTTTATTCCATATTTTGAAGCAATCCTCATAGTTGCACTAACTGTTGTTGCAGCCCACAGCCTTTTCGCAACGGCATATGGGATTTCGGCTACACCAACTTTCAAAACATCGTCACGTGTTCCAAGTTTTTGAATTTCCTCTTCGCTCAAACCAACCTTTATTTCTCCTTCAACGATGCCTATTGTCTTTGGCGCACAACCTTTTTCGCGTGCAAGCTTTTCAAGTTCCAAAGCCACTTCAACGTTGATAGGCTTTGGTAACCCATGCGCTATAACAGTTGATTCCAAAGCAAGTATTTTTTCCAACTAGCTCACCAACCTTCGTAGTGAATTCTATCAGATTTGAAGATCTCAAAAAACTTTTAAAAAAGCTTCTTTATCTCATCGATACTGAGATTCAACTCACGCGCTACTTCCTTTAGAATACTGTTTACAATGCCAACCTTTAAGGTTTTATGATTAGGTATCGTGAGATGGTGAATCTTCTCTGAACTTTTATAAGTGAGTCTTATATGACTACCCGATTGACGAGTAATCACATAACCAAGTTGCTCTAGAACTTTTACCAATTCCTCTCCACTTAAATCACGAGGAACTTTCAAAAAGTCAAAACCTCCTGTTTAACAATGTGAAGTCGAATAATCTTTGGACGATCTTTTTCATCGAAATGACATATAACAGCATCCTTAACAGATTCCCTAAGTTCCTCGAGACTTTCTGCTTGAGTAAATATTGAGTAACCTAGAGCACGTGCTTCAAAACCACCTTCTGGAGATTCCTCAACCAAGAAAATTATTTCAGGAACAGACATATTTGTACTCTAACCTCCTTCTTGTATTTTGATTCACCAACCTTCGTAATGAATTCTTTCGGGTTTGAACTTTTCAACAGGTTTTGGCTCTTCAGCAGGATAACCTATGGCAATTACGGAAAATGGGATTATGTTTTTTGGTAGACTAAAAAGCTTCTTCAAACCGTTAATTCTTTCTTCATCAGGGTAAACTCCACACCAAACGCTTCCAAGCCCAAGTTCTGTAGCCCTTATGAGAATATTTTCCGTTGCAGCCGAACAATCTTGCGGCCAGAATTTTTCAGATTTTACAAGCGACAAATCGCAGCATACTATTATACAAACTGGAGCTTGAGCAACCATTTTGGCATATGGGTGAACCTCTGCAATTTGTTGCTTTTTGATCCTATCACGTATCACAATGAAATGCCATGGCTGTTGGTTCCAAGCAGAGGGCGCACACATTGCAGCTTTTAAAAGCTCTAAAACCTTTTCTTGTTCAACCTCTTTCTCCTGATACTTTCTAATGCTTCTTCTTTTGCAAATGAAACTCACATTCATCCCCCTAAAAATTATTTTAGCTCAAAACAACACTATCTACGATGTTATCATCACTGCTTTCAACTTATTCAAAAGAGGAAAAAACCACAGAAAGATTATAAGGTCTATCACTTTATCAATCCAAGGAGTCTTGGAACTACCATAGTTATGGCTGGAACATAGGTTATCAAGAAAAGAGACCCAATCATCGCAGCATACAGTGGTAGCATAGCTACCGTGGTTTTTTCTATGGTTGTCTTACCAATCGCACAACCAGTGAACAACGCGTTGCCAACTGGTGGAGTGCAAAGACCTATTCCAAGGTTTATCATCATTATTATTCCAAATTGCTCAGCTGATACTCCAACACTCCTTACAAGGGGTAACAATATCGGAGTCATTATGACTATCAAAGGGGCCATGTCCATAACAAGTCCTAGCACCAAGAGAAGCAAGTTCACCATCAATAACACGATGAATTTGTCTGTACTTACTGCAAGGATGGCTTTCGCTAAATAAACAGGTATTTGTAGATACGCCATTATGTAACTAAAAGCCGTAGCATTAGCGATCAAAAATAAAACCATTGCTGCAGTCCGAGCTGACTCTTTGAAGACATTCAACACCGTTCGCCAAGATCTGGATTCCTTGTGAAAAATGAGTCCAAGTATAAGTGCAAGAAAAGCACCAAATGCCGAAGCTTCTGCAGCCGTGAACCATCCAAAGATAATTCCTCCAGCCGTTATTAAACCAACGAGCAAAACAGGTATTGACCTTGAAAGTATCCCAGGGATCTTATCTCTTGGAACAGGTTCTCCTCTTGGAAAATTCTTCAATCTGGCAAGTATGAAAACCACAGCCATCTGACTTAAACCTAAAATCACCCCAGGGAGATAACCAGCTGCAAAAAGTGTTCCAACAGAAACTCCGCCTGCAGCCATAGCATAAATGATCATATTCTGGCTTGGTGGGATTATTATCCCTTGGATCGAAGAAGTCACAGTTAAAGCCGTTGCGAATTCTTTTGAGTATCCCTGTCTTTCCATCATTGGTATTTCAACAACTCCCAAGGATGCCACATCCGCTACTGCTGAACCTGAAATTCCACCAAAAAGCATACTCGCCAAAATGTTAACGTACGCCAAACCGCCCTTGAATCTTCCCACGATAAGATTTGAAAGTTGTATTAAATCATCAGTTAAACCGGTATAATTCACAGCCTGACCTAACAGTATAAAAGGAGGTTCCCGTAAAGATGAAAGTTACAACAACAAATATCACCGAGTACCTATACCAAATTATACCAAACCTTTTTCAAAGACAAAGAGTTCCACATGAGGCGAAAGTATGAACTTGCATTAAGGAAGGCAGCAGCCATAATTGGAGTCAGTCATGAAGCCTTGAGGAAATGGTGGACGAGGATGAATGCTGAGAAGATAGAAGGCAATGCAGTAGTAGCTATAGACAAGATGAAGGTGAACATAAATGAGGTTTGGGGAAAGAAGTCTTGTTGAGAGTGTGATAGGGATAACAAGGTACAGGCTGAGGCGTTTTAACATAAGCAGGTTATGGTACAAGAGGAGGGATGAGGACATAGTTAAGTGGCTATTTCCATTTCTTCTATTAGTGCAGTTTTCCTTCTTAAGTTGACAGGTCCAAAATTATAGCACAAAAATACATCTAATACATCTTTAACTACTTCTGTAATCTCACACTTCCTCCGATCATCGATAATATCAGTACTGCCATCCCAGCAAGTTGGGATGTAGAAAACCTTTCAGCAAGAATTACAGCAGAAAAAATAGCAGCAAAAACAGGTTCTCCCACGTATATGAGCGCCGCGGTGTTCGAGCCTACATGCTTTTGGTACTTTAATTGCACCCAAACTGCAAAAACCGTTGCTGCGATCGCCGTAAAAACCAGCACAACCACAAAACCAAAGCTTACGCCCAAGGGCTTTCCTCCAATCGGCGTGAAAAGAAAGTTTAAAACGGACGTCAAAAACAGCTGTGGAACAAGCAAAGATATTTCATCGTCGTTGTTTTTGGTGTAATGTGTTATAAGCACAACATGAATCGCAAAACCAACTGCACAGATGAGTGTTAAAAAGTCCCCAAAGTTGAACGGATCGTGTGAAGGGTCGTTGAGAAGGTATAGTCCAAGTATCGAGCTAACAAACGCCGCAAGTTGTAAAATAGTCGGTCTGGATCTTTCGATGAAGTACGAAAACAAAGGGACAAGCGGTATGTAAAGAGACGTTATAAACCCACTCTTTGTGGAAGAAGTTATCTTAAGACCACTTGTTTGCGTTGCGTAAGAGATGGCAAGAAAAAAACCTAAAATCAAACCATGCTTCCAGTTTGACTTCTTTCTAAACACAACCATTGAAAGAACTGTTGCAACAGCAAATCTACAGGCATTGTAAAAGAAAGGATTCGCGTTGCCTATAACTATCTTTTGTATTGGAAATGTTAAACCCCATACCACAGTAACTAGCAAAATCAAAACAATTGCTTGCAATCTTTTCATATCTTCTTCTTAAAAAACTACCCCCCACGGCTTTCTTGATTTTAGTCTCTTCTTCCAAAAGCACCGGCAAGAATGAGCATCCTAAGAAGCTGCAAGATCGACATCGCAGTTGCGGCAACGTAAGTGAGAGCAGCTGCACTCAGAACTTTTTTAACAGCTACAAGTTCTTCCTCGCTCATCAAAATGTTTTCTCTCAAAAGCTTGATAGCCTTTCTGCTGGCGTCGTATTCAACTGGCAGTGTAACCAAGCTGAACAAAACAGCCAAAGAGAACAAGAGTATTCCAAATTGCCACAGAGCGGGAATTGCAAATATCAAACCCATCAGGAACAGTATCCAAGCCAGCGATGAACCAAAACCTGCAACCGGTGCTAAGACATTTCTAAAGACAAGCAACGGATGTTTTTGAGCGTGTTGTATAGCATGACCAATTTCGTGAGCAACCACACCAAGAGCCGCCACAGAACTGCTGGCATAGGTCGAAGCCGAAAGTCTAACCACTTTGGTTCTTGGATCGTAATGGTCTGTGAGATGACCAGGAGTTGGTTCAACTCTCACGTCGTAAATGCCAGCATAATCAAGTAGCCTCATTGCAAGCTGACTGCCAGTGTAACCAGTTAGTGACCTTACTCTTGAGTAGCGCGAAAAGGTTGTGCTCACTTTGATCTGAGCCCAGAACGCCAGCAGCAAGGCTGGTATCAAAAGAACAAACGTTGGATCGTAGAAGAACATCTAACCACCTCCTTGTTTATGACACTGAAAAGGTTCATAACGTTCAGATCGCATGAATGAATAAACCACTTTTTAACTTTGGTTCAAACCAAGTTGATTTTGGTGGCATTATTTGACCTGAATCTGAAACTTTCATCAAATCCTCTATAGACGTTGGATACATCGAAAAGGCAACTGCCCAACCTTTATTGTCCACATATTCTTCCAAAGCTTTCAATCCATGTATACCACCAACAAAATCTATCCTTTTGTCGGTCCTTGGGTCCTTTATACCTAGGATCGGCGAAAGCACGTGTTCTTGAAGTAAACTCACATCAAGACTTTTGACTGGATCGGAAGCATCGATGAACTTTTCCGTAATCTTCAAAACATACCATTTACCTTCAAGGTACATTCCAAACTCGTGGGCTTTCTTGGGTTTGTAAGGCGTTTCTGGTGCTGGCTGCACTTCGAACTTTTCCTCCAGAGCCTTAAGGAATTCCTCAGGTTTCAAACCATTTAGATCCTTAACCACGCGATTGTAATCGTAAATTCTAAGATGACTGTGTGGGAAAAGAACAGCCAAAAAGTAGTTAAATTCCTCTTCACCTGTGTAGTTTTTGTTCTCTTCTCTAAGCATCAAAGCCGCTCGAACCGCAGCCGCAGCCCTGTGATGACCGTCGGCTATGTAGAAGCTGTCAACTTTTTCAAAAGCCTTTTTGATGCTTTCTATCTTCTCCTTGTCTTTCACCAAGTAAACAACTTGCCTAACGCCATCTTCGTCTACAAAGTCGTATTCTGGTTCTTTGTTGGTTTCTTCTATGATCAACTTATCAATACTTTCGTTGGATCTATACATTAGAAAAACAGGACCCGTTTGAGCCTTCAAGTAAAGGATATGCTTTACTCTTTCATCTTCTTTGTCTTTTCTGGTCAATTCGTGCTTCTTTATCTTGTTGGAAAGATATTCGTCCACAGAAAAGGTTGCCACCAAACCTATTTGCACGTGATCTGGTGCAACTTGCTTGTAAACGTAAAAACATGGTTCCTCATCCTGTATGAAAATCTTTTCGGCTATCATTCTTTCAAGGTTTTTCTTTGCGACCTCAAGTGCTCTGTCGTCACTTGGTTCAATAGGTTCATCAAAGTTAACTTCCGGTTTGTTGATTTGATAGAAAGACAAAGGATTCGATTTGAAAATTTTTCTTGCTTCTTCTGAACTTATGACGTCGTAAGGTTTAGCTGCAACCTTTGACGCAAATTCTTTTTTTGGCCTTATGGCTTTGAAAGGTCGAACGATCATTCAAAATCAACCTCCCTAAGATAGCGTTCTTGTTTTTCGAACATTTCCTTTGATTTTATATCTTTAAGTTCGTGATCATAACCGGCAACGTGTAAACACGCGTGTATCAAAACTCTCAAAAGCTCTCGCTGAAACGGTTCTTTGTACTTGGTTGCGTTTTTTTCAACAACGGCGGGGCAGACGTATATTTCCGCGTAAAGATCTTCGTCCTTGTAAACAAAGGTTAAAACATCCGTCGGGGCATCGATGGATCTGTAATTTTTGTTCAAAGCCCTGATTCTTCTTTCTCCAACAAATACAACGTTTATCTTCGCATCCTTAAGTTCATTCTCAAGAACTTTTCGAATTGCTTTCTTTATTTTTTTCATCGGGAGCTTTCTGCGCGTTTTGTTTATCACTCGAACCATTGGCAAGGGAGATCACCTTCTTTATCTCTTCCTTTGGATACTCAACTCTGCTTTTGAACATGTTGACGAGTATTCTGGTGAATTCTTCGGCAATCGCTTCCAAATCTTCCAACGTTAAACCAGATTCGTCCAATTCCCTTTCGTTGTAAATGCCAGAAACAATTTCTTCCACAAGTGTTTGAATTCTTCCAGGAGTTGGGTTTTTTATGCTTCTGGCAGCTGCTTCAACGGCGTCCGCAAGCATAATTATACCAGCTTCTTTGAATTGAGGCTTTGGACCAGGATAGCGAAACTCATTCTCACTTATTTCTTCCCCCATAGCCCTTGCTTTGTGGTAGAAAAACTTTTGAACCCTAGTACCGTGATGCTGTGGAATGACATCCTGAACTAATAACGGTAAGCGATGTTTTCTAGCCAACTCCAAACCAGATTTCACATGGTCTTGAATGATCAAATGACTCAACTTTGGACTGAGCTCATCATGTGGGTTGACCTCCGATATGTTCTCAGTATAAAAATAAGGTCTCTTGATCTTTCCAATATCGTGAAAATAGCCTGCAGTCCTGGCTAAAATAGCGTTCGCTCCTATTCTTTCTGCAGCAGCCTCAGCTAAGTTGGCAACGATCGTGGAATGGTAATAAGTTCCCGGTGCTCTCAAAGATAAACTTTTCAAAAGCGGGTTGTTCAAATTTCCAAGCTCCATCATGCCCAAATTGGAATAAATCATGCTTATGTACTCTATGTACGGCAAAAGTCCTATTCCAACGATCGAATAAACAACGGGGAAAACCAACGCAATCAAAAATTCTTTCAAGTTGAAATAAAAGTTGCGAGTATAATAAGCAATCAACAAGTAAACGAGAGAAATCAAAACAACGTACATGGCTGTTTTCGCCAATTCCAAACGCTTCTTAATCCCAGCCGATGTTATCGCAACAACAACTGAGCTCAAAAAAGTTGCCGGAAAAGTCTCAAAACCATGCAAAAGTGCATGGCTTATTGAAAAAAAAGTAGCAAGATCTATTGCTAGGTCCTTGCTTACCAACAAAGAAGCGAGAAAAACGGGGATAAAGAACAAAGAGGCATGATTTCCAAACTGTCTTTCGACAATTCTTGCAAACAGTGAACCAGCGATGGTTAAACTGAAAAGCAGATAAAAATAAGCCTTGTGAAGCGAATATGGTTTGATGGATATTTTTGGCTTGACAAAAATCAGCCAGATTGAAACACTGACAAAGTAGGTTCCGAAGAACGAACTGTTGGCTGAAAAGTTCGGGAATTTGAGAAACAAAATCGAAAGAAATACCACTAAAAGGTCTTGCCAGTTTTTCTTAAGCAAGTTAAGTATTGTTTTTCCCATATTTTTTCCTCTCGTACTCTTCGTAGGCTCTAATTATATCCTTCACGACCGGATGTCTTACCACATCCATATCGGTGAGATATACAAACTTTATACCTTTGATACCTTTTAAGATCTTCTCACACTCGATCAAACCAGATTGACTTCTATCGATGTCTAACTGAGTGACATCTCCGGTTATGACTGCCTTTGAATTGAAGCCAATTCTGGTTAAGAACATCTTCATCTGCTGGTGAGTAGCATTTTGAGCCTCATCAAGTATTATGAAACAGTTGTTCAAGGTTCTTCCTCTCATGAACGCGAGCGGTGCTATCTCGATTATTCCCTTTTGCCTATAATTATAGAATTTCTCAGCTGGCATCATGTCGAAAATGGCATCGTATATGGGTCTTAAGTAAGGATCTACTTTTTCCACCAAATCTCCCGGTAAAAAGCCAAGCTTTTCTCCAGCTTCCACAGCAGGTCTTGTCAAAACTATCCTCTGAACAATTCCACTTTTAAGATATTCCAAAGCCATTGCAACTGCCAGATAAGTTTTTCCAGTTCCGGCAGGACCAATGGCAAATATCACGTCGTAATTTTTCATCGCTTCAATGTACTCAGCTTGACCAGGAGTCTTCGGTCTTATTTTTCCAACCAAGACGGTTTTGCCATTTGAAGAACCTTCCGCCTTCGTTTCTCCTTCGCTACAAAACTCGACTAATGCTTCAAATTCAGCCCAATCCATGAAATAACCTTTCCTTGCGGCTGCGACGACTTGGGAAATTATGTTTTCAACCGTTGAAACAACCGCGTCGTCGTTACCTATAACGGTTATCCTGTTGTCGGAAACCTCGATGCTCACCGGAAACCTTTTTCTCAAAAATCTGATTCTGTTATCGTACTGGCCAAGCACAGCGACGATATCGATATTTTCAGGAATTTCAACAGTTTTAAGTGCCAGTTTAACACCACCTCCTTGGTTTTATTATACCTTATACTATTGGTGGTGATACGATGCCAGATTATCCGATACAGTACAAAAACCCAGGACCCGAAGTTAAGTTGAAAACAAAACGAGGTTATCCAAAGCTTGGAGCTACGCCAGACGATACGGGTGTTAACTTTGCCATTTTCACAAGAAATGGAAGACGTGTGATACTTGAGCTTTATCAAAACTTTCACGATGAAAAACCTTCCCACAGATTTGTCCTAGATCCGATTGAAAACCGAACCGGCGACATTTGGCACATCTACGTTTACGGAGTCGGTCACGGTCAATACTACGGTTGGAGGATCGACGGAGAATATGACCCGTTAAACGGAAAAAGGTTCAACGTAAACAAACTTTTGATAGATCCATACGCAAAAGCCATATCGAGTTCTTTTGAGTGGGATGAAGAATACCTCTATGGATACGACAAAAAGTCTCCTGAAAAAGATCTTTCCTTTTCCATCCTAGATTCTGCCAAAAGTCCTGCAAAGTCCATAGTCATAGACGATTCCAAGTACGATTGGTCAGGTGATAAAAGACCGAAGATTCCTTGGAAAGACACCATTATTTACGAAATGCACGTTAGGTTTTTCACAATTCATCCAAGTTCAAACGTTAAGTTCCCCGGAACTTATCTTGGAATACTTGAGAAACTCGACCATTTGAAGGAGCTTGGTGTAACCACGATTGAACTTATGCCTATTTTCGAATTTTGTCCATCTTCAAACACCAGGATAAATCCACTTACTGGAAAAAGGCTTAAAGACATGTGGGGATACAACCCGATCAACTTTTTCGCGGTCACGGGAAATTACTCAGTTGGTCTAAGACTTGGAGAACAAGTTTTCCTTTTCAAAGACTTTGTGAAAGAACTTCACAAGAATGGTTTTGAAGTCATACTCGACGTTGTTTACAATCACACCGCCGAAGGCAATGAACTTGGTCCAACTTTGTCCTTCCGAGGCATAGACAACGAAATTTATTACATACTGGATCCAAAATGCAAAAGGTATTATTTGAACTACTCTGGATGTGGAAACACTTTGAACTGCAATCATCCTGTTGTCAAACAGATGATAATCGACAGCTTGAGGTACTGGGCAACTGAAATGCACGTGGACGGTTTTAGGTTTGATCTAGCGTCGATACTTGGCCGCACACCAGATGGCAGATGGATCGGGGATTTTTCACTTTTGAAAGACATCGCAGAAGATGCGATACTTCACGATTACAAGTTGATAGCGGAAGGTTGGGATGCCGCTGGCGGATATTTCTTGGGACAATTTCCCGAAGGATGGGCGGAGTGGAACGGAAAGTACAGAGATGTTGTAAGAAGGTTTGTGCGTGGCGACGAAGGGGTCGTTGCAGAGCTTGCGACCAGAATAGCGGGAAGCCAAGATCTTTACAGTGGAAAAAGTCCGCATGCCAGCATAAATTTCATAACATGTCACGATGGTTTCACATTGCGTGACCTGGTTAGCTACAGGTACAAGCACAACGAGGCAAACGGTGAAGACAACAAGGATGGAATGGATGAAAACTTTAGTTGTAACTATGGGATTGAGGGGGAAACGGACGATCCAGTTATAAACAAAATCAGAAAGCAACAGGTGAAAAACTTCATCACCATTTTGATGGTATCTCACGGTACACCGATGATTCTAATGGGCGATGAAATGTACAGAACGCAGTTTGGCAACAACAACGCATATTGTCATGATGATGAAACCACTTGGCTGAACTGGGAACTCAAGCAAAAACACGCGGATATCTTTAGTTTTTTCAAAAAGATGATCCACTTTAGAAAATCACATCCTGCTTTGAGAAGACCACACTTCTTCACAGGTTCTCAAACCCTCGCAGGCATACCAGATCTCACTTGGCATGGGGTAAAGCCGTTTGAACCTGATTTCAGCTACCATTCCCACTCGATAGCCTTCATGATAAGCGGAGCACCGACAAGAGTTGGTGAAGAAGAGGACGACGATATATACGTCATTTTGAATCAATGGAGAGAACCTTTAAAGTTCATTCTTCCATACGTTCACGGAAAAAAATGGTACAGAGTTGTTGATACGTCATACGATTCCCCTGATGATTTTCTGGACGATCCAGAACCTGTGGGATACTTTTACATAGCTCAGCCAAGAAGTTCTGTCGTTTTGATAGGCAGATAAAAAATAGCCTATCTTTGGGGTGAAGTCTTTCATGTTCCTTCCAACAACTCGTGAGGAAATGGAAAAACTCGGTTGGAAAGAACTTGACATCATATTCGTCACGGGTGATGCTTACGTCGATCATCCATCCTTTGGTGTTGCCTTGCTTGGGCACTATTTAGTTTCAAAAAGTTACAAGGTTGGAATAATAGCTCAACCAGATTGGCAGAGTGGTAAAGACATCACAAGGCTTGGAAGGCCAAGGTTGTTTTTCGGCGTCACCGCTGGAAACGTCGATTCAATGGTTGCAAATTACACCGCTTCAATGAAAAAAAGAAAAAGCGACGAGTACACACCTGGCGGAGTTAACAACAGAAGACCAGATCGTGCTGTAATTGTTTACTGCAACTTGATCAAAAGGTTCTTTCCAAAGGTTCCAATAATCATAGGTGGAATTGAGGCAAGTCTTAGAAGATTCGCACATTACGATTGGTGGTCTGACAAGATCAGAAAGTCAATTCTTGTGGACAGCAAAGCAGACCTATTGGTGTACGGCATGGGAGAAAAAACTCTGCTACAAATAGCCGAAACACTTTCCAAAACCGAA
Proteins encoded in this region:
- a CDS encoding PhoH family protein encodes the protein MALKTVEIPENIDIVAVLGQYDNRIRFLRKRFPVSIEVSDNRITVIGNDDAVVSTVENIISQVVAAARKGYFMDWAEFEALVEFCSEGETKAEGSSNGKTVLVGKIRPKTPGQAEYIEAMKNYDVIFAIGPAGTGKTYLAVAMALEYLKSGIVQRIVLTRPAVEAGEKLGFLPGDLVEKVDPYLRPIYDAIFDMMPAEKFYNYRQKGIIEIAPLAFMRGRTLNNCFIILDEAQNATHQQMKMFLTRIGFNSKAVITGDVTQLDIDRSQSGLIECEKILKGIKGIKFVYLTDMDVVRHPVVKDIIRAYEEYERKKYGKNNT
- the glgX gene encoding glycogen debranching protein GlgX; this encodes MPDYPIQYKNPGPEVKLKTKRGYPKLGATPDDTGVNFAIFTRNGRRVILELYQNFHDEKPSHRFVLDPIENRTGDIWHIYVYGVGHGQYYGWRIDGEYDPLNGKRFNVNKLLIDPYAKAISSSFEWDEEYLYGYDKKSPEKDLSFSILDSAKSPAKSIVIDDSKYDWSGDKRPKIPWKDTIIYEMHVRFFTIHPSSNVKFPGTYLGILEKLDHLKELGVTTIELMPIFEFCPSSNTRINPLTGKRLKDMWGYNPINFFAVTGNYSVGLRLGEQVFLFKDFVKELHKNGFEVILDVVYNHTAEGNELGPTLSFRGIDNEIYYILDPKCKRYYLNYSGCGNTLNCNHPVVKQMIIDSLRYWATEMHVDGFRFDLASILGRTPDGRWIGDFSLLKDIAEDAILHDYKLIAEGWDAAGGYFLGQFPEGWAEWNGKYRDVVRRFVRGDEGVVAELATRIAGSQDLYSGKSPHASINFITCHDGFTLRDLVSYRYKHNEANGEDNKDGMDENFSCNYGIEGETDDPVINKIRKQQVKNFITILMVSHGTPMILMGDEMYRTQFGNNNAYCHDDETTWLNWELKQKHADIFSFFKKMIHFRKSHPALRRPHFFTGSQTLAGIPDLTWHGVKPFEPDFSYHSHSIAFMISGAPTRVGEEEDDDIYVILNQWREPLKFILPYVHGKKWYRVVDTSYDSPDDFLDDPEPVGYFYIAQPRSSVVLIGR